The following proteins are co-located in the Microplitis demolitor isolate Queensland-Clemson2020A chromosome 5, iyMicDemo2.1a, whole genome shotgun sequence genome:
- the LOC103577175 gene encoding mannose-6-phosphate isomerase codes for MELECAVQNYDWGKKGMTSSVAQLIKSSSPEVKIDDDKPYAELWMGTHPNGPSFIKTTKESLAEFIAKESNSHILGDRVKEIFGNTLPFLFKVLSVDKALSIQAHPAKEHAAELHKLFPTIYKDPNHKPELAIALTPFQALCGFRPTQEICYHFKSIPELVALCGDQDVVNDFLNHCQDNNDDAKTHLKKCFKALLTYATTDGNSNIVAQQLSNFINRLSQMDNDSREKLNGSLFERLHKDFPGDIGCFGIYFFNYITLEPGEALYLGPNVPHAYLFGDCIECMACSDNVVRAGLTPKFKDVPTLIEMLSYESQSSYKFEPKRLNEFTETFKPPIKDFAVNKIEVTGSCNFIPVNSASILIIIQGSAKITDKVYKRGSVLFIAANVELTVTNLDEDKTLIFQACANV; via the exons ATGGAATTGGAGTGCGCAGTTCAAAATTATGACTGGGGTAAGAAAGGGATGACGAGCAGCGTCGCTCAGCTCATAAAATCATCATCCCCGGAGGTAAAAATCGATGACGATAAACCATATGCTGAATTATGGATGGGAACACACCCAAATGGCCCGTCATTTATAAAGACTACCAAAGAATCATTAGCGGAGTTCATCGCCAAAGAATCCAATAGTCACATTCTGGGTGATAGAGTCAAAGAAATATTTGGCAACACTctaccatttttatttaaagttttatcaGTTGATAAAGCTCTTTCTATTCAAGCTCACCCAGCCAAAGAACACGCTGCCGAATTGCATAAATTATTTCCCACTATTTATAAAGATCCTAATCATAAACCGGAACTCGCAATTGCTTTGACACCTTTCCAAGCTTTATGCGGTTTTCGACCCACGCAGGAGATCTGctatcattttaaatcaattcccGAGCTTGTTGCACTTTGCGGAGACCAGGATGTGGTAAATGACTTTTTAAATCACTGCCaagataataatgatgatgccaaaactcatttaaaaaaatgttttaaagcTCTGTTGACTTATGCGACTACTGATGGAAATTCGAATATCGTTGCTCAACAATTgtctaattttataaatcgattATCTCAAatgg ataacgACAGTAGAGAAAAATTGAATGGAAGTCTTTTCGAGAGGCTGCACAAAGATTTTCCAGGTGACATCGGATGCTttggaatatattttttcaactacaTAACACTAGAACCTGGAGAAGCACTTTATCTTGGCCCGAATGTTCCTCACGCGTATCTATTTGGTg ACTGCATCGAGTGCATGGCATGCTCGGATAATGTCGTACGTGCTGGACTTACTCCGAAATTCAAAGACGTGCCGACACTAATTGAAATGCTGTCGTACGAAAGTCAGTCATCCTATAAATTTGAACCAAAACGACTGAATGAATTTACTGAGACATTCAAACCGCCTATCAAAGATTTTGCTGTTAACAAAATTGAAGTGACCGGAAGTTGCAATTTCATTCCCGTTAACTCGGCAtctattttgataattatccAAGGGTctgcaaaaattactgataaaGTTTATAAACGTGGATCCGTATTATTCATCGCTGCCAATGTTGAGTTGACGGTGACAAATTTAGATGAagataaaacattaattttccAAGCATGTGCCAACGTCTAA
- the LOC103577174 gene encoding 39S ribosomal protein L41, mitochondrial: MSLPILSFIRRISTSSVLGNKRNPRKFLFYNKAGSRTFKERQRIQPHPLIPINKRGCRDTGITVNGEYVEIPEKIPELIVPDLTNCELKPYVSYRAEIQEQPEMTAQLLFDAIYAEKIKKDFKEGKLDEAGQPLEPSAEESLTAEEAYLRARQTGCDLFLHEAPPPPPRRVENEQ; the protein is encoded by the exons ATGTCATTACCAATATTGTCATTTATTCGAAGAATATCAACATCAAGTGTTCTTGGTAACAAACGAAATCCTAGAAAATTCTTATTCTACAACAAAGCTGGTTCAAGAACATTTAAAGAACGGCAGAGAATCCAACCTCATCCATTAATTCCCATCAACA AACGAGGATGTAGAGACACAGGAATTACAGTCAATGGAGAGTACGTAGAAATCCCTGAAAAAATACCCGAGCTGATAGTACCAGATCTGACGAACTGCGAGCTTAAACCCTATGTCTCTTATCGTGCGGAGATTCAAGAGCAGCCCGAGATGACAGCGCAGTTGCTATTCGATGCAATTTAcgcggaaaaaataaaaaaagacttTAAGGAAGGAAAGCTAGATGAGGCAGGACAGCCTCTGGAGCCGAGTGCCGAGGAGTCGTTGACAGCAGAAGAGGCCTACCTGCGAGCACGTCAGACAGGATGCGATCTATTTCTACATGAGGCACCTCCACCGCCACCAAGAAGAGTTGAAAATGAGCAGTAG
- the LOC103577171 gene encoding probable serine/threonine-protein kinase MARK-C isoform X1, whose amino-acid sequence MESAGTQGKKQIRVGFYDIEGTIGKGNFAVVKLARHRITKTEVAIKIIDKTKLDSTNLEKVYREVEIMKQLEHPHIVKLYQVMETKNMIYMVCEYASKGEIFDYIARYGRMGESRARATFAQILSAVEYCHNTGVAHRDLKAENLLLDDHMNVKIADFGFSNRFVPGERLSTWCGSPPYAAPEVFRGKHYAGPEIDVWSLGVVLYVLVCGALPFDGSTLQSLRDRVLSGRFRIPYFMSNDCENLIRKMLVLEPTKRYTIPQIKRHRWLIGTADSVCPIITTIPSALQEPNEQILRVMQSLGVEIPRIKDSLKNNSYDHSAAIYFLLLERLKQHQRDNMTTNNSSSAWTASRARDDKFKSRARDDGRSGKRFSSTSSSTDEGCCSAEGDLEEGPSGDELRDAQIKLQEHRLGLDQDISQRIDSQIVNRRLSDYQHHHFDNILDPIDPPCRTTIFGPGCGGSSSSDLFESSFDSGCPSDLTITGFTSSLPSCTPPPPKSPSPIAARLSRTGQGRRASDGGPRLLFGQQNNSAERPTKQRSIQDSGKARGHLDLVHLRPSSTSPSQQPFKIRADSSMHLQLMVQQRMLQQKRNMYHRHRGGVSPTPLSNVGDSAVSSASSSSLSRRNIAGDHVPRQDSYKLAQRKQILPPLSQVQDDNDTDEFEREREREEERWKSLPSRLATDCQLAERTMLWSQQVGLSGGASYLPPGSIGAGFLWPVGANPHATIFENTGDPME is encoded by the exons ATGGAATCAGCTGGTACGCAgggtaaaaaacaaattcgcGTGGGATTTTATGACATCGAGGGTACGATTGGTAAAGGAAACTTTGCAGTTGTCAAATTGGCTCGGCATCGTATTACCAAAACggag gttgccattaaaataatcgataaaacAAAATTGGACTCGACAAACTTGGAAAAAGTGTACCGCGAAGttgaaataatgaaacaaCTTGAGCACCCGCATATCGTTAAGTTATACCAAGTTATGGAAACAAAGAACATGATTTATATGGTGTGTGAGTACGCGAGTAAAGGcgaaatatttgattatattGCACGTTATGGTAGAATGGGCGAGTCTCGTGCACGTGCAACATTTGCACAAATTTTATCAGCCGTCGAGTACTGTCACAATACCGGTGTAGCTCATCGTGATTTAAAGGCCGAAAATTTATTGCTCGATGATCACATGAACGTTAAAATAGCAGACTTTGGGTTCAGTAATCGATTTGTACCCGGGGAAAGATTGAGCACTTGGTGCGGCAGTCCGCCTTACGCTGCACCGGAAGTTTTTCGGGGCAAGCATTATGCTGGACCTGAGATAGATGTATGG AGCTTAGGAGTTGTCTTGTACGTTTTGGTATGCGGGGCTTTACCTTTTGACGGATCTACTCTTCAGTCGCTGCGTGACCGTGTCCTGAGTGGTAGATTTAGAATTCCATATTTTATGAGCaatg attgCGAAAACTTAATACGTAAGATGTTAGTATTAGAGCCAACAAAACGATACACAATTCCACAAATAAAAAGGCATCGTTGGCTTATTGGTACTGCCGATTCCGTTTGTCCAATAATTACGACGATACCATCAGCTCTACAAGAGCCCAACGAACAAATATTAAGAGTTATGCAAAGTTTAGGAGTAGAGATCCCTCGTATCAAAGAT tcatTGAAGAACAACAGCTACGATCATTCCGctgcaatatattttttgctgCTTGAAAGACTGAAGCAACACCAAAGAGACAACATGACAACAAATAACAGTAGCAGCGCGTGGACTGCATCACGGGCTAGAGACGACAAGTTTAAGTCAAG aGCAAGAGATGACGGGAGAAGTGGGAAAAGATTCAGCTCAACGAGCTCATCAACCGACGAAGGATGTTGCAGCGCCGAGGGCGATCTCGAAGAGGGTCCGAGTGGGGATGAGCTTCGTGACGCACAAATAAAACTCCAGGAGCATAGACTGGGATTAGATCAAGACATAAGCCAGCGAATTGACAGCCAGATAGTTAACCGCCGGCTAAGTGATTATCAGCATCATCACTTTGATAACATCCTTGATCCCATCGACCCTCCGTGCCGCACTACTATCTTCGGCCCTGGATGTGGCGGCAGCTCATCCTCGGATCTATTCGAGTCAAGTTTCGATTCCGGTTGCCCGTCTGACTTAACAATTACCGGATTTACAAGCAGTCTACCGTCGTGTACCCCACCTCCGCCCAAAAGTCCGTCACCGATTGCCGCCAGGTTGTCAAGAACAGGACAAGGAAGGCGAGCATCTGATGGTGGACCTAGACTACTCTTTGgacaacaaaataattctgCCGAACGACCTACCAAACAACGCAGCATTCAAG ATTCAGGAAAAGCACGTGGGCATTTAGATCTGGTTCATCTGCGCCCAAGCTCGACATCACCAAGCCAGCAACCGTTTAAAATACGCGCGGACTCTAGTATGCATCTCCAGTTGATGGTGCAGCAGAGAATGTTGCAGCAAAAAAGAAATATGTATCACAGGCACCGTGGTGGTGTCAGTCCTACTCCACTGTCTAATGTCGGTGACAGTGCAGTGTCTTCAGCCTCGTCATCCTCATTGTCAAGGCGCAATATCGCTGGCGATCATGTACCCAGACAGGACAGCTACAAATTGGCGCAACGGAAACAAATATTGCCACCGCTGTCACAAGTTCAGGACGACAATGACACTGATGAATTTGAACGCGAACGCGAGCGTGAAGAAGAACGATGGAAAAGTTTGCCATCGAGACTCGCAACTGACTGCCAATTGGCTGAACGTACGATGCTTTGGAGTCAACAG GTTGGTTTAAGTGGAGGTGCCTCGTATCTACCTCCAGGAAGCATCGGAGCAGGTTTCCTCTGGCCGGTTGGAGCCAACCCACATGCGACGATATTCGAAAATACCGGCGACCCAATggagtaa
- the LOC103577171 gene encoding probable serine/threonine-protein kinase MARK-C isoform X2, producing MESAGTQGKKQIRVGFYDIEGTIGKGNFAVVKLARHRITKTEVAIKIIDKTKLDSTNLEKVYREVEIMKQLEHPHIVKLYQVMETKNMIYMVCEYASKGEIFDYIARYGRMGESRARATFAQILSAVEYCHNTGVAHRDLKAENLLLDDHMNVKIADFGFSNRFVPGERLSTWCGSPPYAAPEVFRGKHYAGPEIDVWSLGVVLYVLVCGALPFDGSTLQSLRDRVLSGRFRIPYFMSNDCENLIRKMLVLEPTKRYTIPQIKRHRWLIGTADSVCPIITTIPSALQEPNEQILRVMQSLGVEIPRIKDSLKNNSYDHSAAIYFLLLERLKQHQRDNMTTNNSSSAWTASRARDDKFKSRARDDGRSGKRFSSTSSSTDEGCCSAEGDLEEGPSGDELRDAQIKLQEHRLGLDQDISQRIDSQIVNRRLSDYQHHHFDNILDPIDPPCRTTIFGPGCGGSSSSDLFESSFDSGCPSDLTITGFTSSLPSCTPPPPKSPSPIAARLSRTGQGRRASDGGPRLLFGQQNNSAERPTKQRSIQDSGKARGHLDLVHLRPSSTSPSQQPFKIRADSSMHLQLMVQQRMLQQKRNMYHRHRGGVSPTPLSNVGDSAVSSASSSSLSRRNIAGDHVPRQDSYKLAQRKQILPPLSQVQDDNDTDEFEREREREEERWKSLPSRLATDCQLAERTMLWSQQVTP from the exons ATGGAATCAGCTGGTACGCAgggtaaaaaacaaattcgcGTGGGATTTTATGACATCGAGGGTACGATTGGTAAAGGAAACTTTGCAGTTGTCAAATTGGCTCGGCATCGTATTACCAAAACggag gttgccattaaaataatcgataaaacAAAATTGGACTCGACAAACTTGGAAAAAGTGTACCGCGAAGttgaaataatgaaacaaCTTGAGCACCCGCATATCGTTAAGTTATACCAAGTTATGGAAACAAAGAACATGATTTATATGGTGTGTGAGTACGCGAGTAAAGGcgaaatatttgattatattGCACGTTATGGTAGAATGGGCGAGTCTCGTGCACGTGCAACATTTGCACAAATTTTATCAGCCGTCGAGTACTGTCACAATACCGGTGTAGCTCATCGTGATTTAAAGGCCGAAAATTTATTGCTCGATGATCACATGAACGTTAAAATAGCAGACTTTGGGTTCAGTAATCGATTTGTACCCGGGGAAAGATTGAGCACTTGGTGCGGCAGTCCGCCTTACGCTGCACCGGAAGTTTTTCGGGGCAAGCATTATGCTGGACCTGAGATAGATGTATGG AGCTTAGGAGTTGTCTTGTACGTTTTGGTATGCGGGGCTTTACCTTTTGACGGATCTACTCTTCAGTCGCTGCGTGACCGTGTCCTGAGTGGTAGATTTAGAATTCCATATTTTATGAGCaatg attgCGAAAACTTAATACGTAAGATGTTAGTATTAGAGCCAACAAAACGATACACAATTCCACAAATAAAAAGGCATCGTTGGCTTATTGGTACTGCCGATTCCGTTTGTCCAATAATTACGACGATACCATCAGCTCTACAAGAGCCCAACGAACAAATATTAAGAGTTATGCAAAGTTTAGGAGTAGAGATCCCTCGTATCAAAGAT tcatTGAAGAACAACAGCTACGATCATTCCGctgcaatatattttttgctgCTTGAAAGACTGAAGCAACACCAAAGAGACAACATGACAACAAATAACAGTAGCAGCGCGTGGACTGCATCACGGGCTAGAGACGACAAGTTTAAGTCAAG aGCAAGAGATGACGGGAGAAGTGGGAAAAGATTCAGCTCAACGAGCTCATCAACCGACGAAGGATGTTGCAGCGCCGAGGGCGATCTCGAAGAGGGTCCGAGTGGGGATGAGCTTCGTGACGCACAAATAAAACTCCAGGAGCATAGACTGGGATTAGATCAAGACATAAGCCAGCGAATTGACAGCCAGATAGTTAACCGCCGGCTAAGTGATTATCAGCATCATCACTTTGATAACATCCTTGATCCCATCGACCCTCCGTGCCGCACTACTATCTTCGGCCCTGGATGTGGCGGCAGCTCATCCTCGGATCTATTCGAGTCAAGTTTCGATTCCGGTTGCCCGTCTGACTTAACAATTACCGGATTTACAAGCAGTCTACCGTCGTGTACCCCACCTCCGCCCAAAAGTCCGTCACCGATTGCCGCCAGGTTGTCAAGAACAGGACAAGGAAGGCGAGCATCTGATGGTGGACCTAGACTACTCTTTGgacaacaaaataattctgCCGAACGACCTACCAAACAACGCAGCATTCAAG ATTCAGGAAAAGCACGTGGGCATTTAGATCTGGTTCATCTGCGCCCAAGCTCGACATCACCAAGCCAGCAACCGTTTAAAATACGCGCGGACTCTAGTATGCATCTCCAGTTGATGGTGCAGCAGAGAATGTTGCAGCAAAAAAGAAATATGTATCACAGGCACCGTGGTGGTGTCAGTCCTACTCCACTGTCTAATGTCGGTGACAGTGCAGTGTCTTCAGCCTCGTCATCCTCATTGTCAAGGCGCAATATCGCTGGCGATCATGTACCCAGACAGGACAGCTACAAATTGGCGCAACGGAAACAAATATTGCCACCGCTGTCACAAGTTCAGGACGACAATGACACTGATGAATTTGAACGCGAACGCGAGCGTGAAGAAGAACGATGGAAAAGTTTGCCATCGAGACTCGCAACTGACTGCCAATTGGCTGAACGTACGATGCTTTGGAGTCAACAGGTAACTCcttga